ggtatgggcgaagGGACggatgtaaagttatactgtactatactagacTAACTACAAATTCAAAAATTGATAGCTGACATGGCTGAGTGACGTaagagagaaactgctgatgcatAACCAATTTTATATATTTCACCTGGTGTTTTTCTACAATTTCTCTCAGTTGAAACCATAAccaagtttttttttgttttttgagtTAGGGCCCACTAGCGGCCGGGCCCCTAAGCGACCTCTTGCCTCAATTAGAGGCAAGAACTGTTCATACGGATAATTTGTTATACCTAGTAGGCGTTAACAGTAATTCTCCAGAATTCCTGTAAATTTGCTGCAACAGTTCAGATGTAAGCCGCCAGGTGGATACAGAATACAGACAATTGTGTTACTGTGTATCCCGTAGGGACCTATCCTTCATCAAGGTGGAGAACGTGGGCCGGCGTTTCCTGGTGAACCGGGTGCAGGACTACATCCAGAGTAAGATAGTGTACTACCTCATGAACATCCAAGTGCactctcactccctctacctgTGCCGGCATGGAGAGAGCAATCACAACATGGAGGGCCGTATCGGAGGTGACTCGGAGCTCTCCCCAGGAGGAAAACAGGTATGTGTCCTGTCTGCCATAACGGTTAGGCCCGCTCTGGAGAACAGTCAGCATGACACTGACCCCTGTATTTGAGTCAGTGGACCCTACCAGTTTCTATTTCGATTTAGTTACAGCTAATGGAAAATACTAATTAAAGCTCCTGTACTTTGAATTTGAGTAAACACTGGTAATCTGATCATGTAATTATGATGTACTCTTAAATAGTTAATGTACAGTAAATCATACCCTGATGGATGGGCTTGTTATTGAAACTAATCTCTCTTCACTAGTTTTACTGTATCTTTCTCATTTGCCCCCTCTGGTCCAGTTTGCTCATGCCTTGCACAGCTTCATTGAGGAGCACAAACTGTCTGACTTGAAGGTATGGACTAGCCAGCTGAGACGCACCATCCAGACTGCTGAGGAGCTGATTGTGCCGTACGAACAGTGGAAGATCCTCAATGAGATTGATGCTGTCAGTGCTGACTTCACCTCTGATCTCTCACTTATCACTGGTCTAACATAATTAATACCATGGGGGTTTCATTTAGGTAGACACCTTTTGTGATGAAAACGAACTTGTTCTGTGATAAAGGACTTGTAATATTCCATGTTTGTATAATAATGAATGATTTATCATTACCTGTCAACTCAACTGACAAGGCACATTTTCCAGAGTTTTCTCTTTCCTGTTtgttagggtgtgtgtgaggAGATGACCTATGATGTGATCCAGAAATCCTTCCCAGAGGAGTTTGCCCTGAGGGACCAGGACAAGTACCACTACCGCTACCCAGGGGGAGAGGTAAAGTCCTACCCTCTTACCACTTTTCTGGGGCCCTGTTCTTGGCAGGCTGAGGAATCACTAAGGCTCAGtgtgtcccctctccctccctgtagtCCTACCAGGACCTGGTGCAGCGGTTAGAGCCTGTCATCATGGAGCTAGAGAGACAGGGCAACGTGCTGGTTATCTGTCACCAGGCTGTCATGCGCTGCCTGCTGGCCTACTTCTTGGATAAAAGTGCAGGTGGGTGAGCACACACCGCACAGTACACTTTTACTGACAGTTTCACAAACACCAGAGGTAATGACACTTTATTTTGTCTTTCATAGATGACCTGCCCTACCTGAAATGTCCACTGCACACAGTGCTCAAACTCACTCCTGTTGCGTATGGTAAGTCTTTGTGTTCATTAGACTAAATGCTGAACAAATTGTTCTGACAATTATTTTATGCATGTTCACATCTGAGTTCCTGTTCCTCTATCACCACGTGTCGTTTGTATTGCAATTAGGAACGGGTCACATCAATTTCTCTGCAACTTTCCCCAGGCTGTAAAGTGGAAATGTTTTATCTTAATGTCAAGGCAGTGAACACACATCGCGACCGACCACTTGTGAGTAACATTGCACGTTATCCTCAGTGGCaaggctctgctctgttctgctcacATATCACATGCTTCACTGaacatattttttgttatttttcctcTTTAACCAAACTAGCTCAAGCTACAGTATGTCTGGTTAAATGAGTAGTTAGTGTGACTTTATATTTAACTTGGAGGCAGTTATAACTGATCACATTTCCCTGCTTGCAAACACCACCACCAATGCTCTGGTCCCCTTTAATAACTGACTTGTATTGATTGGTATACAGCACAGTGTGGTGCAAAGGACAACAGTCTTTGCACCATAATCTTTGCCCCCTGAAGTTGCTTTTAGCTTGTATTTTTTTTGCAGAATCACCTTTTTCTTGTCTAATAgcattattttttttgtgtgtgtgtggtggttggTCAAGGAAAACTATCGTTTGATTGCTGTGTTTTGGGGAATTGTCCCAGTAACGCTGGGTGTGCCCGGGTCTCTTTCTTTAATGCACCTGGTGTTTCCCCATCTCCAACCAGGATAATGTCCCTAGGGACCCAGCTCCCATGCTGCTCCGACGGAATAGTTATACTCCCCTGTCCAGTCTCGACCAGTTCAAGCGGCCCAGGCTCTACAGTGCCGGCAACCGGCCCTGGCTTCCTGAGATGCCAGAGGGGATGCTGCAGCAAAGCCAAGTTAGTGTCAAAAATTGGCGCCCACTTAATGAATCACTCTTAATTCAACTCGGTCACCTCCCTCTTCCCACCTGCCACCCCCACCCCAAGCCAATCCCTCTTTATCCTTAGCATCCCCTCACCCTTAAATCCCCTTGATAATCCAGACATGTTGTGGTCTTGTTGGTGGCTTCTCCTCTTTATTattatgtctgtctctcctccaacaTCAGCTGTTTGTCTTGCATGGTCTCCCCTTTTCTTCATAGGCTGTATGTCTCCAGCTTGAATATGCATAGCACTATTCCTATCCCAAACAAACTGCACCTCTTATACTCATTTACGTCTTCTGAATACCATTCCAGAAGATACACAGTTAAAACGTCTTCCAGTAAGCAGGTGTTATACATTAGTCAGTTAAATCCAGCTGGTGATCCTAGGAGAAGCATGCTCTGTACAACAATTAGCTTCAGAGCTCAATACCACACAAGGACAGTAAATATAGACATGTTGATGTTTTGAGATGCATATTCAACGTTTCTTGTTGTGGTGCAAGTGTGTTGTTTCAATTTGGTTTGTTGCGAGTTCAGTACTATAGCTAGTCCCCCCATTTGTGTCTCTTCCTTTTGTCCTGTCTATCTTTCATTACAGCCTCGTATAGGAAGCTGTTTTCTGTGAGTATTTTAGATATATTCCTGCAGAAGGTTTCTGTTTAAGCAATCgggcccaagggggtgtggtatatggccaatataccgcagttaagggctgttcttaagcacgacgcaacgtAGAGTGCCTGGATATATCACTTAGccatatattggccatatatcacaaaccccagaggtgccttattgctattatatacTGGGTAGCAACATAATTATAACAGTAGACAAGTCATTTTGCTTCTACGCAtggtatattgtctgatataccacagcttttagccaatcagcattcagggtgctaattacccagtttataatttcaTTTATTCACAAGACGTAATCTCAAACAATGGATTATGTATCACCTTTAAATAATATCGGCATATAGTATGATGGGATGCTGTATCAAAATGTTCAGTTACTGATAGTACTAATCATTTTGTTCCCTATTTGTAGTATAATGATAATGGTGTATCATGAGAGAATTTCCCTAGCAGAGATCTCTGTGCGTTGGTTTTTCTGAAGCAAACCTCTAGTAGTAATGGAAGACCTGTCTTTTCTTTTTAAGACAATGATTAATCAGACTGCTCTGAAACGCGTTAAGACAGTGATAGAAAAGAGACCAGGAATATTATATGAGTCATGTCTGTTCTGTTTGAAGGACTCCCTGTGTGAAGGAGTCGACTATGACAGCCCAGAAACTAGTGGCTGTTTCCGCTTCTGAGTGACTACGAAGTCACCTTCATGTTCAGCTGGTGCCTCAGGTTCTCCCTGTGACCTGAAGCTCAtcatcatcctctcctccatttctctGCATGCCAAACCTCTGGAACAACTGGTGGAATACTGTAACAAAAAAAAagcagttgtagaaacatctcacggatgatcattggaaacaggatgcacctgagctcaatttcgattctcatagcaaagggtctgaatacttatgtaaataagatgtttcaacctgttttcgctttgtcattatggggtattgtgtgtagattgctgaggattatttatttatttaattcattttagaataaggctgtaacaaaacgtGGGAAAAAATCTAGTGGGTTGAAtaatttccaaaggcactgtgtgtatatatataatatatatatcattttagATTAGAAGTTAGTCCAGTGCTCTTTAAAAATTAAATTATTGTATACTGAAATGGTCACATTTCTTAATGTTGCAAGTTATTTCCTGTGCCTTTTGGGGCATGCTGCCTAATAAATATGTGTATAATCATACACATGAAGGTTCCAAATAAATGTCAAGAGGTGTGACTATATATTTGATAGTTTTCCAAGGATAGCCTGCTCTGCTCAAGAATGTACTGTATTCAATACACGTCTGCGTGAATTTTAACATGCCAAATGTTGCCTGTTGATATGGACTTCATTGCATCAATCAGCTAGTTTAGCATTGTTGAATTGTATTTAAGACGTTTCTCCAGTAATTGTATTAAAGAATCAATGAAGATATAAAACAGATGTAATTGTTCTCCTTTTTGTGTGTGAGTTTAGGGGAAGGAGGTATCAGGTTTCAAGTTAATTTCCTACTCGTTGTAGGACTCAAGATAACTATCAAGCACTACACACAAAACTCATGTCATGTCACTTCAAATACATTATCAGAATATTAACTATATGAGGCTTTAGTATTTCACTGTACTTTGTATTTgacagatgtacagtgccttgcgaaagtatttggcccccttgaactttgcgaccttttgccacatttcaggcttcaaacataaagatataaaactgtattttttgtgaagaatcaacaacaagtgggacacaatcatgaagtggaactacatttattggatatttcaaacttttttaacaaatcaaaaacagaaaaattgggcgtgcaaaattattcagcccccttaagttaatactttgtagcgccaccttttgctgcgattacagctgtaagtcgcttggggtatgtctctatcagttttgcacattgagagactgaaattttttcccattcctccttgcaaaacagctcgagctcagtgaggtaggatggagagcatttgtgaacagcagttttcagttctttccacagattctcgattggattcaggtctggactttgacttggccattctaacacctggatatgtttatttttgaaccattccattgtagattttgctttatgttttggatcattgtcttgttggaagacaaatctccgtcccagtctcaggtcttttgcagactccatcaggttttcctccagaatggtcctgtatttggctccatccatcttcccatcaattttaaccatcttccctgtccctgctgaagaaaagcaggcccaaaccatgatgctgccaccaccatgtttgacagtggggatgatgtgttcagggtgatgagctgtgttgcttttacgccaaacataacgttttgcattgttgccaaaaagttcaattttggtttcatctgaccagagcaccttcttccacatgtttggtgtgtctcccaggtggcttgtggcaaactttaaacaacactttttatggatatctttaagaaatggctttcttcttgccactcttccataaaggccagatttgtgcaatatacgactgattgttgtcctatggacagagtctcccacctcagctgtagttctctgcagttcatccagagtgatcatgggcctcttggctgcatctctgatcagtcttctccttgtatgagctgaaagtttagagggacggccaggtcttggtagatttgcagtggtctgatactccttccatttcaatattatcgcttgcacagtgctccttgggatgtttaaagcttgggaaatctttttgtatccaaatccggctttaaacttcttcacaacagtatctcggacctgcctggtgtgttccttgttcttcatgatgctctctgcgcttttaacggacctctgagactatcacagtgcaggtgcatttatacggagacttgattacacacaggtggaatgtatttatcatcattagtcatttaggtcaacattggatcattcagagatcctcactgaacttctggagagagtttgctgcactgaaagtaaaggggctgaataattttgcacgcccaatttttcagtttttgatttgttaaaaaggtttgaaatatccaataaatttcggtccacttcatgattgtgtcccacttgttgttgattcttcaccaaaaaatacagtttaaatctttgtttgaagcctgaaatgtggcaaaaagtcgcaaagttcaaggtggccgaatactttcgcaaggcactgtatgtacttgACATACAGACtgtacagacagtgagtcacgtggccgtggcttgctgtataaagcaggcagacaggcatcgggGCATACAGTTACTGTTCGATCGAACTTTAGAATGGTCAAAATTAGTGATCTAGGCAATTTTGAGTGTGGTATGAGTGTCGGTGCCAGGCGTCcaggttccagtatctcagaaacgcaCGGCctgctgggcttttcacgcatgacagtgtctagggtttaccgagaatgttgtgacaaacaaaaaacatccagtcagcagcagtcctgtgggcgaaaacggcttgatgagagaggtcgaagAAGAACGCTAACAGCGGGCTGCAAATAGGCAAATAACATCTCAGTACAACAGTGCTTTGCAGAACGGAATCTCAGAATGCACAACTCGTTGGTCCAtctcacggatgggctattgcagcaaatcaaatacaattttatttgtcacatgggccgagtacaacaggtgtagtttaagggtagaccttaccgttaaatgcttacttacaagcccttaaccaacaacgtagttcaagaaatagacttaagaaaatatttaataaataaactaaagtccaaaaatacaattaaaaagtaACAAagttacataacaataacgaggctatataaagggggtaccggtacagagtcaatgtgtgtgggtacaggttcgtcgaggtcatttgtaaagggactatgcatatagtagcagcagtgtaataacaaagggggtgggggtcaatgtaaatagtctgggtggctatttgattaattgttcagcagtcttatggcttgggggtagaagctgtgaaGGATACTTTTGGTCCAAGACTTGGCGCTActgtaccacttgccgtgcggtatcagagagaacagtctatgacttgggtgactggagtcattgacaattttttggggccttcctctgacaccaccaggTCTATAGGTCCTGAATATCAGGAATCTTGTTCCCAGGATGTACTGGGagatacgcactaccctctgtagcaccttacggtcagatgccgagcagttgccataccaggcgtggtgcaaccggtcaggatggttcatctgtttgaaacatgtaggtattacagactcgtcagggagaggttgaaaatgtcattgaagacacttgccagttggtccgtgcatgctttgagcacacgtcctggtaatccgtctggacccgcggctttgtgaatgttgacctgcttaaaggtcttgctcacatcggctacagagaacGTGATCACtcagtcatccggaacagttggtgctctcatgcatgctttacTGTTTCTTGCCTTGAAGCTAGCatgaaaggcatttag
This is a stretch of genomic DNA from Oncorhynchus mykiss isolate Arlee chromosome 7, USDA_OmykA_1.1, whole genome shotgun sequence. It encodes these proteins:
- the LOC110527992 gene encoding 6-phosphofructo-2-kinase/fructose-2,6-bisphosphatase 2 isoform X2 — translated: MSATIQRKTGLADSVEAKKTELRINEKKCSWASYMTNSPTVIVMIGLPARGKTYMSKKLTRYLNWIGVPTKVFNLGVYRREAVKAYKSYDFFRHDNKEAMEIRKQCALVALEDVKGYLTEEGGQIAVFDATNTTRERRDLILDFGKENAFKVFFVESVCDDPEVIAANILEVKVSSPDYPERHRERVMDDFLKRIECYKVTYQPLDPDDYDKDLSFIKVENVGRRFLVNRVQDYIQSKIVYYLMNIQVHSHSLYLCRHGESNHNMEGRIGGDSELSPGGKQFAHALHSFIEEHKLSDLKVWTSQLRRTIQTAEELIVPYEQWKILNEIDAGVCEEMTYDVIQKSFPEEFALRDQDKYHYRYPGGESYQDLVQRLEPVIMELERQGNVLVICHQAVMRCLLAYFLDKSADDLPYLKCPLHTVLKLTPVAYGCKVEMFYLNVKAVNTHRDRPLDNVPRDPAPMLLRRNSYTPLSSLDQFKRPRLYSAGNRPWLPEMPEGMLQQSQPRIGSCFLTPCVKESTMTAQKLVAVSASE
- the LOC110527992 gene encoding 6-phosphofructo-2-kinase/fructose-2,6-bisphosphatase 2 isoform X4, which codes for MSATIQRKTGLADSVEAKKTELRINEKKCSWASYMTNSPTVIVMIGLPARGKTYMSKKLTRYLNWIGVPTKVFNLGVYRREAVKAYKSYDFFRHDNKEAMEIRKQCALVALEDVKGYLTEEGGQIAVFDATNTTRERRDLILDFGKENAFKVFFVESVCDDPEVIAANILEVKVSSPDYPERHRERVMDDFLKRIECYKVTYQPLDPDDYDKDLSFIKVENVGRRFLVNRVQDYIQSKIVYYLMNIQVHSHSLYLCRHGESNHNMEGRIGGDSELSPGGKQFAHALHSFIEEHKLSDLKVWTSQLRRTIQTAEELIVPYEQWKILNEIDAGVCEEMTYDVIQKSFPEEFALRDQDKYHYRYPGGESYQDLVQRLEPVIMELERQGNVLVICHQAVMRCLLAYFLDKSADDLPYLKCPLHTVLKLTPVAYGCKVEMFYLNVKAVNTHRDRPLDNVPRDPAPMLLRRNSYTPLSSLDQFKRPRLYSAGNRPWLPEMPEGMLQQSQDSLCEGVDYDSPETSGCFRF
- the LOC110527992 gene encoding 6-phosphofructo-2-kinase/fructose-2,6-bisphosphatase 2 isoform X5 — translated: MSATIQRKTGLADSVEAKKTELRINEKKCSWASYMTNSPTVIVMIGLPARGKTYMSKKLTRYLNWIGVPTKVFNLGVYRREAVKAYKSYDFFRHDNKEAMEIRKQCALVALEDVKGYLTEEGGQIAVFDATNTTRERRDLILDFGKENAFKVFFVESVCDDPEVIAANILEVKVSSPDYPERHRERVMDDFLKRIECYKVTYQPLDPDDYDKDLSFIKVENVGRRFLVNRVQDYIQSKIVYYLMNIQVHSHSLYLCRHGESNHNMEGRIGGDSELSPGGKQFAHALHSFIEEHKLSDLKVWTSQLRRTIQTAEELIVPYEQWKILNEIDAGVCEEMTYDVIQKSFPEEFALRDQDKYHYRYPGGESYQDLVQRLEPVIMELERQGNVLVICHQAVMRCLLAYFLDKSADDLPYLKCPLHTVLKLTPVAYG
- the LOC110527992 gene encoding 6-phosphofructo-2-kinase/fructose-2,6-bisphosphatase 2 isoform X3, which produces MSATIQRKTGLADSVEAKKTELRINEKKCLIVMIGLPARGKTYMSKKLTRYLNWIGVPTKVFNLGVYRREAVKAYKSYDFFRHDNKEAMEIRKQCALVALEDVKGYLTEEGGQIAVFDATNTTRERRDLILDFGKENAFKVFFVESVCDDPEVIAANILEVKVSSPDYPERHRERVMDDFLKRIECYKVTYQPLDPDDYDKDLSFIKVENVGRRFLVNRVQDYIQSKIVYYLMNIQVHSHSLYLCRHGESNHNMEGRIGGDSELSPGGKQFAHALHSFIEEHKLSDLKVWTSQLRRTIQTAEELIVPYEQWKILNEIDAGVCEEMTYDVIQKSFPEEFALRDQDKYHYRYPGGESYQDLVQRLEPVIMELERQGNVLVICHQAVMRCLLAYFLDKSADDLPYLKCPLHTVLKLTPVAYGCKVEMFYLNVKAVNTHRDRPLDNVPRDPAPMLLRRNSYTPLSSLDQFKRPRLYSAGNRPWLPEMPEGMLQQSQVSVKNWRPLNESLLIQLGHLPLPTCHPHPKPIPLYP
- the LOC110527992 gene encoding 6-phosphofructo-2-kinase/fructose-2,6-bisphosphatase 2 isoform X1, producing the protein MSATIQRKTGLADSVEAKKTELRINEKKCSWASYMTNSPTVIVMIGLPARGKTYMSKKLTRYLNWIGVPTKVFNLGVYRREAVKAYKSYDFFRHDNKEAMEIRKQCALVALEDVKGYLTEEGGQIAVFDATNTTRERRDLILDFGKENAFKVFFVESVCDDPEVIAANILEVKVSSPDYPERHRERVMDDFLKRIECYKVTYQPLDPDDYDKDLSFIKVENVGRRFLVNRVQDYIQSKIVYYLMNIQVHSHSLYLCRHGESNHNMEGRIGGDSELSPGGKQFAHALHSFIEEHKLSDLKVWTSQLRRTIQTAEELIVPYEQWKILNEIDAGVCEEMTYDVIQKSFPEEFALRDQDKYHYRYPGGESYQDLVQRLEPVIMELERQGNVLVICHQAVMRCLLAYFLDKSADDLPYLKCPLHTVLKLTPVAYGCKVEMFYLNVKAVNTHRDRPLDNVPRDPAPMLLRRNSYTPLSSLDQFKRPRLYSAGNRPWLPEMPEGMLQQSQVSVKNWRPLNESLLIQLGHLPLPTCHPHPKPIPLYP